The following is a genomic window from Lysinibacillus sp. G4S2.
CAAGCTCAATTAATATCGGAAAAAATGGATATCCTACTATTTTGGATGAAAATAGAATGGTCATTTCACATCCTACGTTAGAAGCAGGTAGCGAATTAAAAGAGAGCTTCGCAGATAAGATGTACGAAAGCAAATCTGGCACGTTTGAATATGTCTTTGACGGTGATGACCGCATTCTGTTCTTTACTACGAATGAATTAACGAATTGGAAAATTACCGGCACAATTTTTGCAAAGGAAATTGATAAATCAGCATCATCCATTTTAAAACATACGTTAATCGTGCTAATTATTGCGATTGTCATCAGTATGATTGTGTTCTATTTTGTCATGAAGGGAATTATAAAACCAATTAGATCGCTTAAGGATAGTGCGGTGACAATTAGTAAAGGTGATTTAACAGAGAAAGTGACGATTACCTCTCATGATGAGATTGGACAGCTAGGGCAAGCCTTTAATGAGATGCAAGACAATTTAAGGACTCTTATTCAAAAAATAGAACAAAATGCTGAGGAGGTAGCGTCATCGGCAGAGGAGCTTACTGCCAATGCTAATCAAACGAGCATTGCCACAGAAAAGGTAGCGATTTCGATTCAGGATGTTGCGACGAGTGCAGATACGCAAACGACGAGTGCTAACAAGAATGCAGAATCATTACATGAACTGTCTAAGGCCATTCTTCATATTGCGGAGATCTCTTCTACTGTGACAGATCTTTCGCAGCACGCGACGCTACAAGCAGATGAAGGTGGAAAGGCAGTACAAGAGACAAAGAATCAAATGCAATCAATCCATTTATCAGTAACGGATTCAAATACTAAAATTCAAACATTACATGAACGCTCTCAGCAAATTACGTCTATTTTAGATGTAATTACAAGCATTGCAGATCAAACAAACTTGCTTGCTCTGAATGCAGCCATCGAGGCGGCAAGAGCAGGGGAGCATGGAAAAGGGTTTGCAGTTGTTGCAGATGAAGTAAGAAAGCTGGCGGAGCAATCCCAGGAATCAGCCAAACAAATTTTTGAACTAATTCATGGCATTCAGTTAGAAACAGAACAATCTGTAAACATTATGGCTAAAGTAACAGAGGATGTTCAAAATGGTCTTCACGTATCTAATGAAGCTATCACGAAATTTAAAGTGATTAAGACAAGCATGGATCAAATTACTCCTAAAATGGAAGAGGTATCTTCTGCCTCTGAAGAAATGTCAGCGAGTGTACAAGAGGTGGCAGCAATTACGGAGGATTTAGCGTTCTCAGCAAAAGGAAATTCAGCTGCTTCAGAGGACGTAGCGGCATCTACAGAGGAACAATTAGCTTCGATGGAAGAAATTAATGCTTCAGCACAAGCTCTTGCGCATATGGCAGACGAGCTAAAACAGCTAATTAGTCAATTTAAGTATTAATAGAATAAGACAGTACAAAAAACGCCACTCCTCTTTTGAAGGATGGCGTTTTTGTATATTATCGATCTTCTTCCCAACAATCAGTATTTTTTAATGTTGGAATTGATTTTGCATAAAAGACGGGATTTTTACCGGCTTTCCGTTGCTTTGTAAAGTCATCTAATACAAGGAAGGCTATTTTGCCAAGTAACAAGATGATGGCAATATTTATTAAAGCCATTAGTCCCATGAATAGGTCTGCTAAGTTCCAAACAAGCTCTACTTGTGCAAGAGCACCAAACATAACCATACCAAGCACTAAAATACGATAGGCAAACATCCAACCTGTATGAGCATTTATAAACTCAATATTAGATTCACCGTAATAGTAATTTCCGACAATAGAACTAAATGCAAAGAAAATGATAGCAATAGCGATAAAGTAAGGAGCCCAATCACCTACATGTACAGCTAAAGAATTTTGTGTAAGAATAATTCCATTACTTTCACCAGTATCATATAGACCCGCTAAAATAATGATGAACGCTGTTGCTGAACAAATCATGATCGTATCAAAAAAGACTCCTAAGCTTTGCACAAGCCCTTGCTTTGCAGGGTGTGAAGTATAGGCAGTAGCTGCTGCGTTAGGCACACTACCCATCCCAGCTTCATTGGAAAATAAACCACGTCGAACACCTTGCATAATGGCAATTCCAATCGCACCACCTGCAGCTTCCTGAAGACCAAACGCTTGAGAGAAAATCAGCTCGAAAACAGCAGGAATTTCAGATAGATTCGTAATGACAACGTAAAATGCGACAGCTAGATAGAAAATAGCCATTACTGGTACAAGTACTTGTGTAACTTTTACAATTCTATGTACGCCACCAAAAATAATCAAAGCCGTTAATACAACGAGAATAATCCCAATAACTGCAGGTTTTACATCAAAAGCTTCCCCTACAGAAGTAGCAATCGTATTAGATTGTACAGCGTTAAAAATAAAGCCAAAACATAATGTTAAAAGAATACTAAAAATGATTCCTAATTTTCGTTGACCTAACGCTTTTTCCATATAATAGGCTGGTCCACCACGAAACGTATCCCCATCCTTGACCTTGTACACCTGTGCAAGTGTACTTTCAATAAAGGCTGTCGCCATTCCTAATATGGCGATAATCCACATCCAAAATACAGCTCCTGGTCCACCTACTCCGATTGCTAATGCCACACCTGTAATATTTCCAGTACCTACACGCGAGGCCGCGCTAATCGTAAAGGCTTGGAACGGGGAAACACCTGACTCCCCTTCTCTTTTTTCAACTATTAAACGAAACATTTCAGGAAAAAGTCGAATTTGTACAAACTTTGTGCCAAATGAAAAATATAATCCTGCAATTAATAACAATGCAATAAGCATTTTTGACCATAAAATATCATTAAGGTTACCTACGATATTCGATATCCATTCCATCAGCTTTCCTCCTTTCACAATACGTTTTAGTCTACACTTTTTTTTTATAAAAAATCAACTATTAGAAAATAAAAATTATTAAAAAATATGTTTTGTTTACTTATTTTTTATTTTCTGAAAGTTTTTTTACCATTATAATGACCATTTTAGGATATTATAAACATTTATTTTGAATTAATTACCAATTTAATATTTGCTGTTTTTTATTGTTTGTTAGTATTCATTAACGCTCGTACGCGCTCTTTTTGCAAGATCCTGTCTCACGATTGTCTCTAGCCAAATATGCACTACGATACAATTTGCAACCGTTTCATTATTTCCTATAACAAAGACTTGATATTACTACACTAACCGAATGGTATCGATACTGTTGAGTTATGACACCAATACTAATTTTTTAAAATTACTTACTTAAAGACTGAAGAAAAATAATTTCTCACAAACACATTTATTATCTTGTGAAACAAGCTCAAGCAGCATAATTTTTAAAAAGGCCACGTTTTCTGCATATGGGTAGCCTTAACCTTGAAAAATATGATTTGCGAAATTGTTAAAAGTTTGCCTGTCTATGAAAAATATGGTAGCGTAGAAGTAACTTTAGGTGAAAGAGGAGAATCCACATGAAAAAAAGATCATTACGTTTTTTAAGTATGGGAATTGGGTTCTCAACTGCTGTTTTTTCTAAAATTGAGTTTCTGAGGGATGAGTCTGCCCTTTTTTAGAAAAATAATAATCTAGAGGAGATTGACCATGAAAAAAATAACACGCAAAAATCCAATCCAAGTACCAAGCCCTGTTGGCAACTACAGCCATCTTACAATAATTCCTAAAGATGCAACAATGTATGCATTGTCTGGACAAATTGGAGTTGGGATTAATGGTAAATTACCATCATCATTGACAGAGCAGGTTAGGAACACATTAAAAAACATCCAATTAATATTAGAGGCAGAGGGACTAAACGCGGACAATGTGGTGAAAGCAAATATTTGGGCAACAGAAGAAATAAATTGGGATGACTTCGACCAACAATGGGAAACAATGTTTAGAAATCCCTATCCTTCTATGACGATTGCTTATATTACTGCATTAGGACTGCCTGAAATTAAAATAGAAATTGATATTTTGGCTGCGAAATAAAAAGTAAAAATCGACAAAATCCTTAAGGGTTTTGTCGATTTTTCATATAATTTTCTTGCTATAAAAAACTACTAAACTCTCTATAAGAACAACATCATATGCTACTCATTGCGACTTAACATAACGTTAGAATAAAGCAGAAACAACAAAGGATAAACCGTTGTCGTTACTGCCTTTTCATTTTGGGAATCTGTTATTGTCTATGCAGGATTTTATACATCGTTTAGTTTATAGCATTTTCCATCTGCTTATTGGCTGTAGCATGTATAAAACCTTGCATATTTTGATGAAGATGAATCTAGCAAAAACTTCCCACTCGCCATTACACCACCTCGTACTAGCTGTATTCGGATAAGCCCATTATTTTAAGTAAAACTAAATGAACTTTTTATGGCTCATCACCAAAAGTTGTGGATGACATTTTTTTAAATATATGCGCTGTATTATAGTTGATCTTCGTTACGACTGGACGCCCCCAGGAAGCTTTGCTCTGTGCGAAAGCGTAGCGACAGCAACAACAAATGTTTTCTGTAGCGAAAGCGAAGCGTCAGCAACAAAGCGCCCAGTCGGAACGGAAATCAGCCACACGTTTTGGTGAAGAGCCCTTTTTATGTATTTTGTTACATTTTAAAGGAATTGAAATTTTGAAAATTCTCTTATTTAAGGTAAATTAATAATAGAATTAAAGGAGGAGATTTTATGGATATGATAGGCATGATTGGTGGAATGAGTTGGGAGTCTTCTGCTGAGTATTACCGTCTTATGAATGAAGAGGTAAAACGACAATTAGGAGGCTTGCATTCGGCAAAATGTATTTTATATAGTGTAGATTTTCAAGAAATCGAGCATTATCAGGCTAGGGGAGATTGGGAGAAGGCTGGACAAGTATTGGGAGAAGCAGCTCGATCTCTAGAAGGTGCAGGGGCAGATTTTATTGTCATTTGTACCAATACAATGCATAAGGTTATTGATGTCATTCAGGAGAATATTTCAATTCCAATTTTACATATAGCGGATGCGACAGCCAATCAAATAGAAAAGGCTGGTTTACAAAAAATTGCCCTTCTTGGGACAAAGTATACGATGGAGCAAGATTTCTATAAAGCTAGAGTAGAGGGATTTGGCATTGAAGTGCTAGTTCCGCTTGCTGAGGAGCGAGTGGAGATAAATCGTATCATCTATGAAGAATTATGTTTAGGTCGAATTGAACCAACATCGCAGAAATATTATATACAAGTGATTGAAGACCTTGTGCAATCAGGGGCACAAGGAATTATTTTAGGCTGCACAGAGATTGGATTACTCATTAAGCAGGAAGATGTTAACGTACCTGTTTTTGATACAACTGTTATACATGCGCAGGCCGCTGTAAATAGGGCGATTCATAAGGGGGAGTAATATGCCAAGTAAAGTACGAGAAATGGGGATCGTAATTGGAAACTTATCAACTGGTGAGAAAAATTGTATTACCGATGTAACCGGAGTGCGGGTAGGTCATGTAACACTTGATGAAAAGATTAATGAAGAAGGAGCTTATGCATGCACAGGGGTAACAGCGATTTTACCGCATGAGGGCAATTTGTTTCAGCAAAAGGTTACTGCAGCGAGCTATGTCTTAAATGGCTTTGGTAAAACAACAGGGCTTGTGCAGGTGAATGAGCTTGGCGTTATTGAATCACCCATTCTGTTAACGAATACTTTTGGCGTTCCAGCTGTAACACAAGGAACGCTACAATATATGCTCGATACGAATAGTGAAATTGGTCAATCGACAGGAACTATCAACATCGTTGTTGGGGAATGTAATGATAGCTATTTAAATTCCATACGAGAATGTTCTGTCACACCTGAGCATACTGTGGAGGCGATTCGCAAGGCGTCAAATGTAACAGCAGAGGAAGGAGCGGTTGGGGCAGGGAAAGGAATGATGTGCTTTGGCTATAAAGGTGGAATTGGCTCATCTTCCCGAATTGTGACACATGAATCAACGAACTACACGGTAGGATGTATGGTCCTTAGTAATTTTGGGCATAGCTCAGAGTTTTTAGCACATCGATATCTTGTTTCAAAAGATCAACATGAGTCGACAATATCTCCTACAGATGGCTCCATTATCATTGTACTTGCTACAGATGCTCCACTTAGTAGTCGTCAACTGACACGTATTATTAAGCGTTGTGGCATAGGTCTAGGGCGTACAGGTAGTCATTTTTCTCATGGTAGCGGGGATATTGTCATTGGCTTCACAACAGCACATCGTATTGCCCATACATCTGATCAGCTTGTCGAAACACGCACGCAGCTTCGAGAGGATCATCCTATCATGAATCAATTATTTGCAGCAGCTGCAGAAGCAACAGAGGAAGCCATTTTAAATTCGCTATCACAGGCGCAGACAACTGTTGGACGAGATCGTCATAAAGTGGAAGCTTATCAATTTTAATTGCTTATTGTTCGATTAGAGGGATGTGAAAAGATGATTGCACAAAAATTCATAGACGAACTTATAGAGCAAATTAATTTCAGCCCATTATTACCGAATGATAACCAAATGCAAAATATCTATAATTTTTCATTACGTAAGGAAACAAATGAACATCGCAGTTCAATTCATTACTATTCAACTCTTCATAATGGAACTATTCGAGTAAAACAATTTTTTTATGATTGGGCATTTCCTTTTATTTATGCAGACACTAATCTAATTGAGCAAGGTAGTCCTTTTAAAATAAATAATAGGGTTGGTTTTATTGGTGTAGACTACAAAAATAATAAGGCTTTAAGCTATTCTGTAGGATTTACAACGGTAGAGATCTCCGTTTTTGATGGGGATGTTACGAATGAAGAGTTAATTGAATATCTTTCAAGTTTAAAAATCATGAACCCTGATTTGTCCAAAAAATCATTTGCTACTGTGAGTTATACGGCTAGATATAATCAAGGAAAATGGGGAGAAGATGAGGTTTCAAGAGTAACGTGGTTAAATCCAGAAGCAATTAAATCGGATAATACTTTTTCGGAGGAATTATTAGATTATAAGCTAGATTCAGTTGGTATTGGTAAAGAAACGAATGAAATCCAATTACTTTATCGGCAAAGAGAAAACCTTACAGATGGCTGTTGGATTTCAATTGCACCTCAAACTTTAGAGCAAGATTTACCAAAACTAAAAGGGAGAAACATTGGAACGCGTCAAAAATGGAGATTTAGATTATTGAAAATCCTATATGAAAATAGGGAAATCGAAGTATATTATGGAGTTCAAGAAACAAAATATCCTGCAAGATGGGTCTGGTTTAGTCTCGAGGAAAAAATTATCCAATGCCATATCCGCTCTTCTGTAAATGAAACCTCATCATTAGTACGCGAAATATTAAAAAATACTATTAAATGGTCATGAAGTTATTTAAATAAAAATATAAGAGCCTTACTACAATTTATTGTAGTGAGACTCTTTAAAGTTGTTTAAATTTTATTCAATTTAAGCACCATTAGTGCAATAAAGAATTATTGGTTTTTTAATCGTTGCACAAAATCCAGTGCTTGTTTAGTAGAATCAATTAAAGTAGTATCTCCTTTGAATTTTCTTAGCTTGAATGCGCTTATAAAGCATTTTTCAGCTTCAACAAACCTTCCCAATTCCATCAGAGATTTCCCCTTGTGTTGTAAAGCAAAATCTAAGTACGCGTCTATATTATTGTCTTTACATTTATTAAAAGCTTTATCAAAAAACTCTAACGCTTCACTATGTTTTTTATCATATTTTAACGCTTCTCCAAGTCGTATTAATGTAACTATTTCATTTTTTATGTTTCCTTCTTCTGATGCGTAACTTAGGCAAAGGTTTAAATAATAAATTGCTTTCTGGGGCTCTTCGCATATTCTATACAAATTACCTATTGTGCTGTATAGAAAATATTTATCTTCTTCATTATTAATTTTTAATAAATTTTCAGCTTCGGCAATAACTTGTTTTAACTTCAAAGGATTCGAGGTCTTTTCTCGTAGATAATCGTTATTATCAAAATAAATAAACTTATTTAAGTCAGAAATACTTTTTTTAAAATCTACTATTCTCATCTCTTACCTCCTCGTATTTTAGATGATCATCTTCGACAGACCTGTTCTATTAGTTCAATAAAAAATTCAAATTAAATATAAGGGACTGTTTTTAGTAACAGGAGGTATCCTGCTTGTTATAAATCGCGAATTATTTCCTTTATTTCATCACTTTTTAAATGATTGTATCGTTTTTGTTTAGGAAAATCGATAGGGTGTTACCGTTATATACAATATCAACAAGTAAATCACTTCTACTGACTCGTCTAAAATTTAATGGCAGCCATTATTTCAGAGAAGCTTCAGAAAACCAACTGTTCGGTAATGAGCATTGTAAGTGGACTTTTCTTGATTTCCATATGTATCGGCATGTGTAGAATCTAAATCGAAAATCAGCGCTTTCGATTGTCGAGCATGATGAACATCGAGTAGTTCTTGATTTGCCGCTTGGAGTTGATCGAGTGCTTGTGAATCAAACCGTTTAAAAAAGCGCGATAATGGTGGTTAAGAAGCGAGTGCTGGCGTACCTAGCACTTGCATAAATACCGGGTCATATGTCAGCTGGTCCGCTGCATCGTCTTCGTGATAACCAGCGATTAATTGGTAGATTTTTTGGTGAAGTAGCTGCTCATTTTGGTGAATGCAATACGAGCGTTCATCTTTTAACTGTAGATCATTGGCAATGGTTTGAGAGCTGGGCGGCTTCTTGGGGATTAGCGTCACAGATGAGGCCCTGCAGTCTAGTAATCATGAAACAACGAAATGATTACCAACATTTTCAATAAATAATCACTCTCTCTTAATCTAAAGGTAATAACCTTTAATAAATATTTTACTTATAGGTTATAATGTTATATGATGTAATCAAGAAAAATGAAAGAGGTAACAAAATTGAAAAAACTGAACAAACAATCTTCTGTTCCTCTGTATATTCAATTGAAAGAAGTAATTACAGAATATATAGAGAAAAATATGATAATTGGGGAAGTTCTTCCAACTGAAAAAGAGCTAGAAAAACTTTATGGTGTTAGCAGAATGACAGTCCGAAACGCTATAGATGAGTTACAAAGAAGTGGTGTTGTTGTTAAGCAGCAAGGAAAAGGAACCTTTGTTAACAATAACAAAATGACACAAGATATCGGAACTATTTTTAGCTGGACTGAAGAAATGGCGATTAAGCAGAAAAAATCTTTAACTTTGGAAACGAGTATTCAGGAAGTAGAACCTTCAAAAAAATTGCGTGACTCTTTAAAATTGGCACCAGACGAAAAAGTTGTATCTATCGCAAGGGTACGAGCAGTCGAAAATGAGCCAGTTGTTATAATGATAAATTATTTAAGAAACAGGTATGTCCCGAACTTGGAAAAAAACGGTCTAACTTCTGACTCTTTATATAAGGATTTAGAGGAAATATACAACATTTTTTTAGAAAGTGCTGAGGAGGTTATAACAGCTAGGTCTGCTACCTCATATGAAGCAACTAAATTAAGGGTTCCGGAAGGCACTGCCGTCTTACACGTTAGAAGAACTTCATTCATAAAAAACAAAATCCCTGTAGAAGTAGTAGATATGGTTGTTCGTGGCGATAGATATGAGTATTTTGTTGAACTAGAAGGTCGAAGAAAAAAACACATCATTCCATAAACTTACGAGGAGAGATACAATGTTACCTATAAAATTTGAACAAATTGCATTAGATGTGGAGCTTACATCTCCCGAAGAAGCCATTCAATTCGCTGGAAATTTACTGCTCCAATCTAACAGTGTTGAACAAAGTTATGTAGAAGAAATGATTAATGGTTATAAAAAGTTAGGCTCCTACATTGTGTTAGCACCTAATATAGCTATTCCACACGCAAGACCTGAATTCGGAGTGAACGAACAATGTATAGCTTTTGTGAGAGTCAAAACTCCTCTATCTTTTGGACATCCACAAAATGATGACGTTAAACTCATTATTCCGATTGGGGGTGTAGACAAACAATTTCACTTAGATATGTTAAGAGATTTGAGTGCCGTCTTGATGAATGAAGATAAAGTAACTAGGTTAAAAGAGTCAACTGACACAATGGAAATCTATAATATATTGAAAGGAGTTAGCTAACATGTTTATTTTGACTGTTTGTGGTATGGGGTTTGGAACAAGTTTAATGTTACTAATGGAAATTCAAGATTTAGGAAATAAAAATGGTTTTACAATTGATGGAGAAGCTACCGATTTAAGTTCTGCAAAAGGAAAAAACGCCGATTTAATAGTAGCATCAAGCGAAATAGCACAAGAACTTGAAAATAATGATATACCTGTAGTATCCATCATTAACTTACTGGATAAAAATGAAATTGAAGAAAAAGTACTGCCATATATTATGCAAATCCATACATGAGGAGGATAAAAAATGCTAAGTTTTATAACTGGAGTTTTATCAACCCCTGCCTTTATTTTAGGAATAATCGCAGCTATTGGACTTATAGCCCTCAGAAAATCTGGATCTGATATTATTAAAGGTACTTTAAAAACTATTTTTGGCTTCATTATGCTACAACAAGGGGCAAGCATCATTGTAAGTAGTTTAGTGCCATTTAGTCAGATGTTTGAAAGCGCTTTCAAACTAGCTGGCGTTATAGCAGAAGATAATGCTATAGCCGCTGCTGTGCAAAATGTTCTTGGAACAGAAACTTCTTTAATTCTAGTTTTTGGTTTTATCGTCAACGTTATACTAGCCAGAATAACAAAATGGAAATATATCTTTTTAACTGGCCACATGATGTTCTCTTTCGCTGCGACAATGGCAATCGTTTTTGATCAAATGGGTATTCACGGATGGAAAGCTATTCTACTAGGTTCATTAATTCAAGGAATTTCCAGTGTGCTATTTCCTGCATTAGCTCAACCTTTCGTAAGAAAAGTAACGAATAACGATAGTGTAGGATTTGGATTTTGGGGGAGTTCCCTTGTTTGGATAAGTGGTTGGATTGGTGGGAAATTGGGAAATAAAGAACATTCTGCTGAGAACATGAATGTTCCAAAACAATTAGATTTTTTAAAAGAAATGTCAATTTTAATGGGAATTGTTATGTCTGTTATTTATTTGGTCACTTCATTCTTTGTTGACACTAAACTTATGAATGAGCTTTCGGGTGGTCAAAATATTGCTCTCTTCGCAATTATGCAAGCGTTTACATTCGTTGTCGGTATTCTTGTTTTATTACAAGGAGTTAGAATGTTCCTAGGTGAGTTAGTACCTGCTTTCAAAGGAATTAGCGAAAAACTTGTTCCAGGTGCAAAACCAGCACTAGATATCCCTATTTTCTATTCTTTTGCACCAACAGCAACGACTATCGGATTTTTATTTGCTTTAGTTGGTGGATTGGGAGCAACACTCATTTCTACTATGCTACCTGTTGTGGTCTTACCTTCCGTGATTGGTTTATTTTTTATGGGAGGAGCTGCAGGTGTATTCGGAAATGCGATGGGGGGACGTCGTGGAGCCATAATTGCTGGGATCGTACTAGGATTTACATTTCAAATGATAGTGGCCTTAGCTTATCCGATTATCGATTTAAGGGATTATGGCATAAGCGGATTGTGGTTTGCTTCTACAGATGCAATCATCGTCATTTTACTTATTAGATTAATAGGCTCTCTGTTTGGCATTACAATATAAGATCTAAAGGAGTGATAAATATGACTGACAAAATTAGAACTGTTTTAGGTGATATTAGCAAAGAAGCACTAGGGTTTACTTATTCCCATGAACATTTATGGTGTTGTCCTCCTCCACAACAAAAAGATCGTGACTTCGAGCTAACAAATTACGAAGCTTCTCTGGAAGAATTAAAAACATATAAAAAAATCGGGGGTGAAACTTTGGTAGATGCTTCTACCCTCGACTATGGAAGAGATGGTCATAAACTTAAAAAAATGGCTGAGGAAAGTGGCGTTAATGTATTAGGAGTAACCGGTTTTAATAAACATATCTATTTTGATGATTGGGTTGAAATAGAAAGTATCGATCAAATTGTAGATAGATTAGTTCATGATATACAAGTTGGAATGGATGGATCCAATGCAAAAGCTGGAATTTTAAAAGCTGGATCATGGTATAACGTTATACATCCAATGGAAGAAAAGATAACACGAGCTGTCGGAAGAGCTCAAAAAATAACTGGTGCTCCTGTTTGGTTACATACTGAATCCGGAACATTGGGAGTAGAAATGTTAGATATTTTAGAGGGTGAAGGGGTAGACCTACATTTTGTTGCTGTGGGACATAGCGATAGAAATGCTGATCCTTATTATCACTTAAATATTTTAGAGCGTGGCGCCTATATCCAATTCGATGGACCCGGGAAAGTTAAGTATTATCCAGATAATGTTAGAATAGAGTTAATTAAAAATGTTCTAGCACATGGATATGGTCATAAGTTACTCATATCAGGAGATATGGGGCGACAAAGCTATTTACACGCTTATGGTGGTGGTCCTGGTTTTAGATATATTAAACAAAAATTCATTCCTAGAATGTTGAACGAACGGATTTCCCAACATGCTATTAATCAAATTTTCTATACAAATCCAGCTGATTGGTTAGCAAAATTTTAGGAGTGATTAAATGAAACTTGATAATTTAATGGCAATAATAAGAGATGTTTCGCCAAACGATATTGTTCCAATAGTTCAAGCCTTAATTGATGAAGGGATAACGAATTTAGAAGTCTCATTAAGTAATGAAACGTTGGGTATAGGATGTATTGAAACTTTAGCCACTCATTTTACACCGCAACAAATTTATTTAGGTGCAGGCACTGTTCTAAATGAAGAACAGTTGTATTCAGTAAAAAATGCGGGAGTTCAGTATATTATTACTCCTGGTTGGAATAAAGCACTAGTGAAGAAAGCTTTAGAAATAGATTTAATAGTATATCCAGGCGTATTCACTCCTGGAGAAATTGCCGAAGCTTTAGAACTGAACATTGACTACCTCAAGCTATTTCCTATTAATGGTCTCAATGAGAATTATTTAAAAGCTATTAGAGGTCCATTTCCCAAGGTGAATATTATGGCTGTTGGTGGAGTTACATCAGAAAGTATTGAATTCTATAAAAAATTAGGTATACATCACTTTGGGATTGGCAGTGAACTAGTTCCTAGAGGAGCAACTCAAAATGATATCCCTGTTATTAAAAGTAATGCTAAATTATTTATTAACTCAATAAAGAAAGCGAATGAAATTGATGGAAAATCAACCGAAACTAATGATTAATATGACACAAGACGAAGTTAAAAAGAGTTTAGCTGAATTTCCTGTTGTAATATTACCTTTAGGGGCAACTGAACAACACGGTTACCATTTACCATTAGGTGTAGATATTTACCTCTCCGAATATTTTTCGAAGGAAGTAGCCAAAGCAACTGGTGCTCTTGTAGCACCAACACTTCCTTTTGGCTATTCATGGGTTTGGCGAGATATTCCTGGAACTATATCGCTACAACAAGATTTAGTAGAAGCGGTTATCAAAGATGTTGCTCATAGCGTATCACGTTATGGAGGAAAGATGCTTGTTTTAATAAATGGGCATGATTCTAACAACTCATCTATGAAGTATGCAGTTAGAGAGTTGGAAGATGAGCTTGATATGCCAGTCATTTACCTCTTCTATCCTCGATTGAGTGAAGTAATTAAAGAGGTATGTGATTCTCCAACTTGGAATGGTATGATTCATGCGTGCGAGTTTGAGACCTCATTAATGCTCCAT
Proteins encoded in this region:
- a CDS encoding bifunctional 4-hydroxy-2-oxoglutarate aldolase/2-dehydro-3-deoxy-phosphogluconate aldolase; this translates as MKLDNLMAIIRDVSPNDIVPIVQALIDEGITNLEVSLSNETLGIGCIETLATHFTPQQIYLGAGTVLNEEQLYSVKNAGVQYIITPGWNKALVKKALEIDLIVYPGVFTPGEIAEALELNIDYLKLFPINGLNENYLKAIRGPFPKVNIMAVGGVTSESIEFYKKLGIHHFGIGSELVPRGATQNDIPVIKSNAKLFINSIKKANEIDGKSTETND
- a CDS encoding tetratricopeptide repeat protein — translated: MRIVDFKKSISDLNKFIYFDNNDYLREKTSNPLKLKQVIAEAENLLKINNEEDKYFLYSTIGNLYRICEEPQKAIYYLNLCLSYASEEGNIKNEIVTLIRLGEALKYDKKHSEALEFFDKAFNKCKDNNIDAYLDFALQHKGKSLMELGRFVEAEKCFISAFKLRKFKGDTTLIDSTKQALDFVQRLKNQ
- a CDS encoding PTS ascorbate transporter subunit IIC, with the protein product MLSFITGVLSTPAFILGIIAAIGLIALRKSGSDIIKGTLKTIFGFIMLQQGASIIVSSLVPFSQMFESAFKLAGVIAEDNAIAAAVQNVLGTETSLILVFGFIVNVILARITKWKYIFLTGHMMFSFAATMAIVFDQMGIHGWKAILLGSLIQGISSVLFPALAQPFVRKVTNNDSVGFGFWGSSLVWISGWIGGKLGNKEHSAENMNVPKQLDFLKEMSILMGIVMSVIYLVTSFFVDTKLMNELSGGQNIALFAIMQAFTFVVGILVLLQGVRMFLGELVPAFKGISEKLVPGAKPALDIPIFYSFAPTATTIGFLFALVGGLGATLISTMLPVVVLPSVIGLFFMGGAAGVFGNAMGGRRGAIIAGIVLGFTFQMIVALAYPIIDLRDYGISGLWFASTDAIIVILLIRLIGSLFGITI
- a CDS encoding GntR family transcriptional regulator; its protein translation is MKKLNKQSSVPLYIQLKEVITEYIEKNMIIGEVLPTEKELEKLYGVSRMTVRNAIDELQRSGVVVKQQGKGTFVNNNKMTQDIGTIFSWTEEMAIKQKKSLTLETSIQEVEPSKKLRDSLKLAPDEKVVSIARVRAVENEPVVIMINYLRNRYVPNLEKNGLTSDSLYKDLEEIYNIFLESAEEVITARSATSYEATKLRVPEGTAVLHVRRTSFIKNKIPVEVVDMVVRGDRYEYFVELEGRRKKHIIP
- a CDS encoding phosphotriesterase-related protein; amino-acid sequence: MTDKIRTVLGDISKEALGFTYSHEHLWCCPPPQQKDRDFELTNYEASLEELKTYKKIGGETLVDASTLDYGRDGHKLKKMAEESGVNVLGVTGFNKHIYFDDWVEIESIDQIVDRLVHDIQVGMDGSNAKAGILKAGSWYNVIHPMEEKITRAVGRAQKITGAPVWLHTESGTLGVEMLDILEGEGVDLHFVAVGHSDRNADPYYHLNILERGAYIQFDGPGKVKYYPDNVRIELIKNVLAHGYGHKLLISGDMGRQSYLHAYGGGPGFRYIKQKFIPRMLNERISQHAINQIFYTNPADWLAKF
- a CDS encoding PTS sugar transporter subunit IIB, producing the protein MFILTVCGMGFGTSLMLLMEIQDLGNKNGFTIDGEATDLSSAKGKNADLIVASSEIAQELENNDIPVVSIINLLDKNEIEEKVLPYIMQIHT
- a CDS encoding PTS sugar transporter subunit IIA; protein product: MLPIKFEQIALDVELTSPEEAIQFAGNLLLQSNSVEQSYVEEMINGYKKLGSYIVLAPNIAIPHARPEFGVNEQCIAFVRVKTPLSFGHPQNDDVKLIIPIGGVDKQFHLDMLRDLSAVLMNEDKVTRLKESTDTMEIYNILKGVS